A stretch of the Enterobacter mori genome encodes the following:
- a CDS encoding DUF3833 domain-containing protein: MKRFLTLALALTMLLAGCSTEVTEYRQQQPRLDIFHYFQGKTEAWGMVQDRSGKQIRRFHVEIAGDVIGDTLTLNEHFVYDDGEKQQRVWHIRRVGNDRYEGTAGDIEGVATGRAAGNAFNWHYSMNVKANGKTWLLHFDDWMYLQDESHLFNKTEMKKFGVTVATVTLFFTRKA; encoded by the coding sequence ATGAAACGTTTCCTGACCCTGGCGCTGGCGCTCACGATGCTGCTGGCAGGCTGCAGTACGGAGGTGACCGAGTATCGCCAGCAGCAGCCACGGCTTGATATCTTCCATTACTTCCAGGGCAAAACCGAAGCGTGGGGCATGGTGCAGGATCGCAGCGGCAAGCAGATCCGCCGTTTCCACGTTGAGATCGCCGGGGACGTGATTGGCGATACGCTGACGCTCAACGAGCACTTTGTTTACGACGATGGTGAAAAACAGCAGCGCGTCTGGCACATCCGCCGCGTGGGGAACGATCGCTACGAGGGAACGGCGGGGGATATTGAAGGGGTTGCCACGGGGCGGGCCGCAGGCAATGCCTTTAACTGGCATTACAGCATGAACGTAAAGGCCAACGGCAAAACCTGGCTGCTGCACTTTGACGACTGGATGTACCTGCAGGATGAGAGCCATCTGTTCAATAAAACCGAAATGAAGAAATTTGGCGTCACCGTTGCCACGGTGACGCTGTTCTTTACCCGTAAGGCCTAA
- a CDS encoding DMT family transporter — translation MTLMMILLAVCGGATLSIQAAINGQLGSSVGVFKSAFLTFSVGALVTALLIFFFEPKQTVTLLDVPKWQLLGAMFGVPYIVIMVLAVQRIGTAVATVAVIFGQLTMSMLIDNFGWLGNPAIPFSMSRLSAVVCLGIALYFIYSSSKTGSVRG, via the coding sequence ATGACACTGATGATGATTCTATTGGCCGTCTGCGGCGGCGCGACGCTGAGCATTCAGGCCGCGATTAACGGGCAGCTCGGCAGCAGCGTGGGCGTTTTCAAAAGCGCGTTTCTGACGTTTTCCGTCGGCGCGCTGGTGACCGCCCTGCTCATTTTCTTCTTTGAGCCTAAGCAGACGGTCACGCTGCTGGACGTGCCGAAATGGCAGCTCCTCGGCGCGATGTTTGGCGTGCCCTATATCGTGATAATGGTGCTCGCCGTACAGCGGATCGGCACCGCCGTCGCCACGGTAGCGGTGATCTTCGGCCAGCTCACCATGAGCATGTTGATTGATAACTTTGGCTGGCTGGGCAATCCCGCCATTCCGTTCTCGATGAGCCGCCTGAGCGCGGTTGTCTGCCTGGGGATTGCCCTGTACTTCATCTACTCCAGCAGCAAAACCGGCAGCGTCCGCGGTTAA
- a CDS encoding DMT family transporter — MQLILILLVIAGGMGLSVEAGLLGPLGGEVGDLWATFSIFGVGAALTFLLMLFFSPRNSPSFFTQPSWQLLGGVLGPVYVVILTVATPAIGIAMTMIGILAGQVFKSLIIDHFGLLGTPHRKINAKRIVALVFIIAALVLVAQG; from the coding sequence ATGCAACTTATTTTAATTTTACTGGTGATTGCAGGCGGGATGGGACTGTCCGTCGAGGCAGGTCTGCTGGGGCCGCTGGGTGGCGAAGTGGGTGATTTATGGGCCACCTTCAGCATCTTCGGCGTGGGTGCCGCGCTGACGTTTCTGCTGATGCTGTTTTTCAGCCCGCGCAACAGTCCGTCGTTTTTTACACAGCCGTCCTGGCAACTGCTCGGCGGGGTGCTCGGCCCCGTGTACGTGGTCATTCTGACCGTTGCGACACCCGCTATCGGCATCGCAATGACCATGATTGGCATTCTGGCCGGTCAGGTCTTTAAAAGTCTGATCATCGATCACTTTGGTCTGTTGGGTACGCCGCACAGAAAGATAAACGCGAAACGCATCGTGGCGCTGGTTTTTATTATTGCCGCACTGGTTCTGGTGGCACAGGGGTAA
- a CDS encoding LysR family transcriptional regulator, with product MIDAGNISIRALLIFIAVYESQNFSVVARREGISASQVSRVIHQLEDALGQQLFYRNTRAVIPTESGHLFIRYARAMAGSLDEARRELDERSIEPTGLIRINCPVFFGQRHVAPGLAGLSARYPRLNLELTLTDDFIDPHRDAADVLFRIGTLTDSSFHARVLGQQWYYLAASPSYLQRHGAPDAPEDLTHHSCLVYRGSSGPNRWLIRRPNAAWVHYPVAPLMTSNNAETLLIAALGGMGIVLFPDWLVSERLKSGELVSLLPEHECSINTEPQTIAAIYPNARHPPLNVRAVIDYYVALFGTPPYWQR from the coding sequence ATGATCGATGCCGGAAATATCAGCATTCGCGCGCTGCTGATCTTTATTGCGGTTTACGAATCGCAGAATTTCTCAGTGGTTGCGCGGCGAGAAGGGATCTCCGCCTCGCAGGTTTCACGCGTGATCCACCAGCTTGAGGACGCGCTCGGCCAGCAGCTTTTTTATCGCAATACGCGGGCCGTGATCCCGACGGAAAGCGGGCATCTCTTTATCCGCTACGCCCGGGCGATGGCGGGAAGTCTTGACGAGGCGCGGCGGGAGCTGGATGAGCGATCCATCGAGCCAACTGGGCTAATTCGTATTAACTGCCCGGTATTTTTTGGACAGCGGCACGTCGCACCCGGCCTGGCGGGGCTGTCGGCGCGCTACCCCCGGCTCAACCTGGAATTGACGCTCACCGACGACTTTATCGACCCTCACCGGGACGCCGCCGACGTGCTGTTTCGCATCGGCACGCTGACGGACTCCTCGTTTCACGCGCGGGTGCTTGGGCAGCAGTGGTATTATCTGGCGGCATCGCCGTCCTATCTGCAACGGCACGGTGCGCCCGATGCGCCGGAGGATCTCACGCATCACAGCTGCCTTGTCTATCGCGGATCGTCCGGGCCTAACCGCTGGCTGATTCGCCGCCCAAATGCGGCGTGGGTTCACTATCCCGTTGCGCCGCTGATGACCTCCAACAACGCCGAAACGCTGCTGATTGCCGCGCTGGGCGGAATGGGGATCGTGCTGTTTCCCGACTGGCTGGTGAGTGAAAGGCTGAAAAGCGGCGAGCTGGTGTCGCTCCTGCCGGAGCATGAATGTTCGATCAACACGGAGCCGCAGACCATCGCTGCGATCTACCCGAATGCGCG